A stretch of DNA from Leopardus geoffroyi isolate Oge1 chromosome B3, O.geoffroyi_Oge1_pat1.0, whole genome shotgun sequence:
GTGAACCTTGATCTGATCGCACTGTACACAGAAATCAGCAATAAGTCATTCTTCTAAATATGAGTTGAAAGTTTAacacttctaggggcgcctgcgtggctcattctgacccttgatttcacctcaggtcatgatctcacggttcgtgtgagttcaagccccacatcaggctctgtgctaacagcactgagcctgcttgggattctgtctctccctctctgcccctccccactcacacatgctctttttctctctctcaaatttaaaaaacaaggtataacacttctagaagaaaacatagaaattcTATGTGGTACTGTGttgggcaaagatttcttaaatgggACACAcaaagcacaagcaataaaaaacaaaagtcgacttcatcaaaatttaaaacttctgctcttcaaaaaacaaaacaatatagaaCAAGAAAAGGCAATCAagagactaggagaaaatatttataaaacatacctAACAAAAagcttgtatccagaatatatacacAATTAAATTATAAACTCAGTTATGAGAAAATATAGCCACTTAGTAAAACAATGTGGCAATTTCTTGGGAAGTTAAACATGCACTTAATATGTGACCCAGCCAGTTCTtgcctaggtatttacccaagtgaaatgaaatcatatgcACTTACAGATTTGGttgtgaatgttcacagcagccttattcatagtagcctcaaactggaaataacacaATTGTCCACCTGCTGGTGAatcataaataaatgtgtatccATATTATGGAATACAGTTCAGCAATACAAAGGCATGAACCTTTGATACACACTGATAACATGGGTGAATTTCAGAAACATCTTGCTGAGTGAAACAAGTCAAACACAAAAGTCTACACACTatgtgatttcacttctatgAAATTCTGGAAGGGCAAAActttagtggttgcctgggaccCAGAGTCTGGGCAGGGAATTGACTGTAAAGAGACAGGAAGGAACTTCTtgagatgatggaaatattttgattgtggtggtggttacatggcTGTATACAATTCGTCAAAGTTCATCAACCTCCGTTGAAAATGAGTGGATTTTATTGTACCTCAGTCAAgctgttggaaaaaaagaaatcctattgGTGGGAAGCATTTTTTAtacacactttaaatttttttcagtagaTTTAAATGGATTTCTTGAGACTATACTATAACTTGTTTAAAATAAGTtgcacttgaaaaacaaaaatagaaaataaagtaagttgcaccttggagggagggaggcttgcTATAAGCAGACAAAGTAATGAGGTGGGTGGGGCTGCTCTGTTAGTGTTCAGAGAAAGTTTTTTCTCAGAAGGGACATTTGAGCAGATACAGATGAAGTGAATTGAGTTCAAAGAAATGTCTTGACATGTGCCTTGCTCCATCTCTTAATTTCTATCTAGATTTCTGTGGTTTCTGTTACTATCAGAAATGAgatctttttcttatctgttgCACTGGCtaataataattcttaaattaATCTTTGTTTGCATCCTCAATGGTCTTCTGTCTCCCATTTGTTAATTCCTTGAGGACAGTAAGTATACAATTTCATGCATTGTTAATTTACATCTCTGCTGTGCTGTGTTTCCAGCGTGTGCTTACTTAATGCATTTTCATGGTTTTTCTGAGACTGAGCAGATCCTTGTTGTATCTgttaatctttgtttttcctaGCTCAGTATAGCACCCAAATGTAAGTAGCACCTAAAAAAGACGTAGTAAAGTGGAAAACTAAAGATGCTAGTGCCATTTCATGTAACATATTTTCAGTCTTAACTGTCAAATAGAGCAAGTATAGGATGCACACAGGACTGTGTGCTGGCACCTTAAAGACACCCCTGGTGGATGAAAAAAggtgagagaaatgaaagaaggtaTTCTTAAATCTGACAAGTTAAGAAAGAGGGTAGGAAGCAGCTCATTATAGATTAGAAATGGAAGTCTTGGCAaaattcattgtttcatttgaaTTAAAGGGATTCTTTTAGATTCATGCCTGTCTTCACTTGGTCTCTGTATATATGGGAGGTAGGTTTCAGATGTGAAGGCTTCAGTGTCAGCTGtctaaatgaaaacattagtAGCTGAATTTCATGCCTGATACCAGCAGATGGCAGCAAAATGCTTTGTTTAaatgttcttgctttttttttttttttttcttgcctttttttttttttttttttttaagtcacagagTAAATAGGtattgtatctttttcttttcgcAAAGGCCAATGCAGATGGAATACTCTTAGTTTCTTTAAATGGTAATACAACCTTTGGGTACTGTCAGTTTATACTAAGTGGTTTTATAAATTCAACTGACACAGcttacataaaaatgttaacttttttttacagGTTTTGTTAGCAACTACTTCttaattgtcatttttattctccatagtattattaatattttatatgtagttTTCTGCCTCACATTTTTCCTGAGGGACACAGCTGTCCTAATATAGTTTGGAATGAAATAACAGTTTAGTAAACAATACTTGAATGTTTAATCATATAACTTGGGAAGCTTTTCGTTTGTTTGAAAAACACTCATGAATTTCTCTCTTTCACGAACAAACCAGAAATTAAGGGTGATGTTTATAAGGAGAAAGCATTTTAATCCTAGGTAGTTAGGTCTGAACAATTTATTTTCACGTGAAATTGCTAGCCTCCAGGCAGTGACCTACATAGTAGGAAGGAGCACTTCTTCTACCCACAGCCCCGGAAGGCCAGCGGGAGGAGAGCTATACAGAACTGACCCTTACTTTCAGGAGAGATTGGGGGCAGGTGACAAGTCAGTGACATAGCAGATAGATtattgttgcttttctttctcttttattctttcctcttctccctcctcccaccatcccctcccccccccccatttgtctctctctctttctctccagaaaTCAATCCATTTAGGAGAGAGTTTTGGaactgttttagaaaataatatttatacagTGCTGAGGTTTCTCCGAATTTTTCACCCAATGTGGTGTTTAATTCTTATAAACTCCACAATTCTTGTAAAACTAAGAATCCAGAATAGTCTTTTATCTTATGAAAACATGATTTATCAAGATCACTTAACATATATCTTACATGCTTTGGAATTTTTACAgaccacagaaaatattttttttttctttttttacctaaTACACCCTAAAACAACATGGCCTGCCAGACCACAGTACATCCGTAATTTAGAGCAGCAGATGTTGCTACACATGCTTCTCTTTAAGACcaagaaacacaagagaaaataaaacaaaaagttcaaaacagaagagaaacatgAAACAATACAGAGATGAGAGAGTTGAGTAGCCAAAAGCAATTGGTTAAATTAGCCAAGAGAGGGGATGTGGCGATCTGAACTCTCTGTTTTTGCCCATCTATCTTTTAAATACTTTGTAAgtcattttcattctgttaacCCAGGTTTGATAACTTTctaccaaaatttattttccatgaaaCTATGCTTCAATTGAGGAAAGAAGTACTTGATGTTCATTATAATGTTCAGTCATTTCGCAATTTTTATGGTAACGTCTTAAATGCCCTGTGCCATGGTAGAGACCATTGTTTTGTCTTCAAGTCTGCTAATGTTTTCGTTTTGGTTTTAACTCTAGCTGATCCTACAGTTAAGGACTTGATTGGAGGCTTCACTGCTCTTCATTACGCAGCTATGCATGGCCGGGCCCGGATCGCACGCCTGATGTTAGAGTCTGAATACAGGAGCGACATTATTAATGCCAAAAGTAATGACGGTTGGACTCCCCTCCATGTGGCTGCTCACTATGGGAGGGACTCTTTTGTCCGACTTCTACTGGAGTTCAAGGCGGAGGTCGACCCGCTCAGTGATAAAGGCACAACACCACTTCAGCTCGCTATCATCCGAGAGAGGTCAAGCTGCGTGAAGATCCTCCTGGACCACAATGCCAACATTGACATCCAGAACGGTTTCCTGCTGCGATACGCTGTGATCAAAAGCAATCACTCTTATTGCCGAATGTTCCTTCAGAGAGGAGCAGACACAAACTTGGGTCGCTTAGAAGATGGACAGACTCCTTTACATTTGTCTGCCCTTAGGGATGATGTGCTTTGTGCACGGATGTTATATAATTATGGAGCGGACACAAACACAAGGAACTATGAAGGACAGACCCCATTGGCTGTTTCAATAAGTATTTCTGGAAGTAGTCGACCATGTTTGGATTTCTTACAAGAAGTCACAAGTATGTAATTTCATTATTACTGGCAttgcatttaaaatgttcatcttCTGAGGGGCTTTAGATGTTTTCACAACTTAAAATGACCAGACACTAATGATTCCTATTAGCCCTGCTTATTAAtaagttattattaatattctaCTTCATTCAtctgaagtaaaaagaaacttctagatCACAAGGTTTCATACAAATTCAGTTGTGTTACTGAAAGTAACGGGTATGTATATAGGTTGAGataggaaatggagaaaaggacagacagaagagaaatttttaaattcactaaGATCTGTGTTAGAACAAAGCAGTTCTTGCTGGTCATATACATAGTCGTTCAGGCTTTCATGGACTTCAGCTTGAGGAATGAGAAGGAGAGTTTGGGATTTTAGGTTCTATGTCTGTGTAAGTGTCCTAGAATTTGTGCTTTCTTGCTAAGCTGTTGCTCAccgttttattgtttctttgctgGCTTCCTATGATGTGACCCCACATGTGATGAACAGCAGTGTTCCTGATTTAGGGATACTAATAATACAGGTTAAGGATGCTAGAAGTTGTtgtaagaaaagatttttttgtcaGTAGGAAATTTGGTGCCACCGTCCCTGGTCCACATGACTTCCACTTTCGACACGGTTTTGTGTGGGCACTTCTTCTTAAAGCCTGGAGGCATATGACCTACCTCATGTTGTGGTGCACATGTTTGCATCATTTTTCCGGCAGGGGTATTGGTTTGTGCGGACACCGCCTCCTTCTCTTGCTGGATGTCCTGTGTGACTAGTCAAGTGTGTGTCTCAGAGCTCAGCTTCCAAACATGAAGCTAAAGTctgtaaacaaaatatatgattttaccAACTGCTGCACTTTTTAGTGAATTCCTCTTTCCTCGCCTGATTTTTACCTTTCAGTCATTAATAAGGAAGAAGTTAGGGTACCAGGTACCGAGGGGTAAGGAGTTTACTTGACCTTGTAGATAATCTGCCCCCTTGTTTGGAACTGAACTTGGGAGTAGAAATTTGCAGATTCTTTCAGCAAGTTTTCTAGCAGTCTAGAAATGAAGtataatttgaattttgtatgtttgtaaaaaggaaaagacattatCACCACTGGGTGTATACACACtaaagcataaaaagaaataacactcaGGATCTAACGTGTGCTGTCCAGTAGGTCTTTCTGCGTGGTCTGAAAATGGTCtgtctgtgctgtccaatatggtggcTGTTGTACACTTGTTAATGGCTAATGCCACTGAGGAActgaatgtttttaatgtttattcattttttgagagagagacagagcatgagcaggggtgggggcagggggcagagagagagggagacacagaatctgaagcaggctgtaggctctgagctgtgagcacagagcccaacgtggggcttgaacccatgaactgcaagatcatggcctgagccgaagttggacgcttaaccgactgagccacccaggtgcctcaaggaactgaatttttaatttaactgtaTTGACTGTAATTACAAGCGCCTGGTGTTTCCCATGTTCCACAGTACAGGTCTGTGTGCCTTGGGAGAGGTGTTTTGGGCTGATTGGTAGGTGGTCCCTTGCTGAGAGCTTTCTAGGCACGGGACCTCTGGAGAGATGGGAGATGTTGTGTATGTTGGTTCCTCACCAGTTTACTCTGACTCTTCAGATCCAGGCCACATTTTCTGAAAAGTTTGCTGTGAAATTTCAAGTGCTGATTCTTTTCA
This window harbors:
- the ASB7 gene encoding ankyrin repeat and SOCS box protein 7 isoform X2; protein product: MLHHHCRRNPELQEELQIQAAVAAGDVHTVRKMLEQGYSPNGRDANGWTLLHFSAARGKERCVRVFLEHGADPTVKDLIGGFTALHYAAMHGRARIARLMLESEYRSDIINAKSNDGWTPLHVAAHYGRDSFVRLLLEFKAEVDPLSDKGTTPLQLAIIRERSSCVKILLDHNANIDIQNGFLLRYAVIKSNHSYCRMFLQRGADTNLGRLEDGQTPLHLSALRDDVLCARMLYNYGADTNTRNYEGQTPLAVSISISGSSRPCLDFLQEVTTWWTLL
- the ASB7 gene encoding ankyrin repeat and SOCS box protein 7 isoform X1 yields the protein MLHHHCRRNPELQEELQIQAAVAAGDVHTVRKMLEQGYSPNGRDANGWTLLHFSAARGKERCVRVFLEHGADPTVKDLIGGFTALHYAAMHGRARIARLMLESEYRSDIINAKSNDGWTPLHVAAHYGRDSFVRLLLEFKAEVDPLSDKGTTPLQLAIIRERSSCVKILLDHNANIDIQNGFLLRYAVIKSNHSYCRMFLQRGADTNLGRLEDGQTPLHLSALRDDVLCARMLYNYGADTNTRNYEGQTPLAVSISISGSSRPCLDFLQEVTRQPRNLQDLCRIKIRQCIGLQNLKLLDELPIAKVMKDYLKHKFDDI